In Candidatus Omnitrophota bacterium, a genomic segment contains:
- a CDS encoding glucose-1-phosphate adenylyltransferase: MKKTIALILGGGQGKRLFPLTMYRSKPAVPIGGKYRLIDIPISNCLHSNIKDIYVLTQFNSESLNNHVNNTYRFDFFSRAFVRILAAEQTVESTNWFQGTADSVRRNICHLNLKGDEEILILSGDHLYEMDYRDLVAFHRKKEADFTVSVIPVRKDEVKEFGILRLGSNDRILGFREKPETPSDLRGFRFSRNIATFAGPLPYPAYLASMGVYIFNARALAEVLDGNDTDFGREVIPHSIRRLKGFGYVFNNYWKDVGTIKSYYNVNIEMTSYKPHFSFFYNGDVFTRPRFLPSARITACRIKHSLITEGCVIADAQIHDSIVGLRSIVGKGCTISKTVLMGADYYEAQGERENIRLGIGDGSVIERAIIDKNARIGKNVVIKNINNLKQFDGKNYFIRDGIVIVPKNAVIPDGTRI; the protein is encoded by the coding sequence ACAGGGAAAGCGGCTCTTTCCGCTCACGATGTATCGTTCCAAGCCGGCAGTCCCGATCGGCGGTAAATACCGTCTCATCGACATACCCATATCGAATTGTCTCCACTCCAACATAAAAGACATATACGTTCTGACGCAATTCAACTCGGAATCGCTCAATAACCACGTGAATAATACCTATCGTTTCGATTTTTTCTCCCGCGCCTTCGTGCGTATACTGGCCGCAGAACAGACGGTCGAAAGTACCAACTGGTTCCAGGGCACCGCCGATTCGGTACGCAGGAATATATGCCACCTCAATCTTAAGGGCGATGAAGAGATACTGATACTCTCGGGCGACCACCTCTATGAGATGGATTACAGGGACCTGGTGGCCTTTCACAGGAAAAAGGAGGCCGATTTCACGGTCTCCGTAATACCGGTACGGAAGGACGAAGTGAAAGAGTTCGGTATATTGCGCCTGGGGAGCAATGACAGGATACTCGGCTTCAGGGAGAAGCCGGAAACGCCTTCGGACCTGCGCGGGTTCAGGTTCTCCAGGAATATAGCCACCTTTGCCGGTCCCCTCCCCTACCCTGCCTACCTGGCATCGATGGGGGTATATATCTTTAACGCCAGGGCCCTGGCTGAGGTCCTGGACGGTAACGATACCGATTTCGGGCGCGAAGTGATACCGCATTCGATACGCCGCCTGAAGGGGTTCGGTTATGTCTTTAATAACTACTGGAAAGATGTCGGGACCATCAAATCGTATTACAATGTCAATATAGAGATGACGTCATATAAGCCGCATTTCTCGTTCTTCTACAACGGCGATGTATTCACGAGGCCGCGCTTCCTGCCCTCCGCCCGGATCACAGCCTGCAGGATCAAACATTCCCTGATCACCGAGGGCTGCGTTATAGCGGATGCCCAGATACACGATTCCATAGTGGGGCTGCGCTCGATCGTAGGAAAAGGTTGTACAATATCGAAGACCGTCCTTATGGGGGCGGATTATTATGAGGCGCAAGGGGAAAGGGAAAACATCAGATTGGGCATCGGCGACGGCTCCGTGATAGAGCGGGCCATAATCGATAAGAACGCGCGTATCGGCAAGAACGTCGTGATAAAGAATATAAATAACCTGAAACAGTTCGACGGCAAGAATTACTTCATACGTGACGGCATCGTGATCGTGCCGAAGAACGCGGTCATCCCGGACGGGACGCGGATTTAG
- a CDS encoding TIGR01212 family radical SAM protein (This family includes YhcC from E. coli K-12, an uncharacterized radical SAM protein.), translating into MKDETLPSTKLYNDYNTYLKNRYGEKVYRIGLDAGFTCPNRDGTRGRGGCIYCAGDGSRSSYTDPKNSVTEQLRSRIEYLKEKKGAAKFIAYFQAFTNTYAPVAVLKRAYDQVLPFKDVVGLSIGTRPDAVDKEKMELIASYKKWYDVWVEYGLQSVNDRTLAAIKRGHSFGDFLNALNLAKKAGVKVAVHVILGLPGETREDMINTARTLNKMRINGIKIHLLHVLKGSVLEKLHRRRKVRLLEQAEYADLVCDFLEHLSSDIIIQRLTGEGTRESHIAPAWALDKLGTLAKIRETMEKRGSCQGAKSASRPG; encoded by the coding sequence ATGAAAGACGAAACGTTGCCTAGCACTAAGCTCTATAACGACTACAACACTTACCTGAAGAACCGCTACGGCGAAAAGGTCTACCGTATAGGCCTTGATGCCGGCTTTACCTGTCCTAACAGGGACGGGACCAGGGGTAGAGGCGGCTGCATATATTGCGCGGGGGACGGCTCGCGCTCGTCCTACACCGACCCGAAAAATAGCGTAACTGAACAGCTGCGAAGCCGGATCGAATATCTTAAGGAGAAGAAAGGCGCCGCGAAATTCATAGCATACTTCCAGGCGTTCACCAATACCTACGCTCCCGTCGCGGTCCTGAAGCGGGCATATGACCAGGTCCTGCCGTTCAAGGATGTGGTAGGGCTCTCCATAGGGACAAGGCCGGACGCGGTGGATAAAGAAAAGATGGAGCTGATAGCGTCTTACAAAAAATGGTACGATGTCTGGGTGGAGTACGGCCTCCAGTCCGTGAACGACAGGACGCTGGCTGCCATAAAACGGGGCCACTCTTTCGGGGACTTTCTGAACGCACTTAACCTGGCCAAGAAGGCGGGCGTAAAGGTCGCGGTCCATGTCATACTGGGCCTGCCGGGAGAGACCAGGGAAGATATGATCAATACGGCACGGACGCTGAACAAGATGCGGATCAACGGCATCAAGATACATCTTCTGCATGTGCTCAAGGGAAGCGTCCTTGAAAAATTGCACCGGAGAAGGAAGGTCCGCCTCCTGGAACAGGCGGAATATGCGGATCTCGTCTGCGACTTCCTGGAACACCTCTCAAGCGATATAATAATACAGAGGTTGACCGGGGAGGGGACAAGGGAGAGCCATATAGCGCCGGCGTGGGCGCTGGATAAACTGGGCACGCTTGCCAAGATCAGGGAAACTATGGAAAAGCGGGGGAGCTGCCAGGGGGCTAAATCCGCGTCCCGTCCGGGATGA
- the mnmG gene encoding tRNA uridine-5-carboxymethylaminomethyl(34) synthesis enzyme MnmG, which produces MATEYDVIVIGGGHAGCEASLASARLGCKTLLLTMSADTIGLMSCNPAIGGLAKGQLVKEIDALGGQMAKVTDMTAIQFRLLNTRKGAAVRSTRAQADRHAYRLAMKAVMEAQDRLDIREGLAEAVILRNGAVRGVITSLSERYNTGALIVTPGTFLHGLIHIGLDNHPGGRVGERASEDLADSIKGLGLKMGRLKTGTCARLDGKTIDFSKLQVQHGDEEVTPFSFTTKRFSREQLPCYITYTNERTHSIIRASLDRSPLFTGIIKGTGVRYCPSIEDKVFRFPGRDRHHIFLEPEGMNTTEYYPNGISTSLPVDVQEEIVRSIEGLERAHITRPGYGIEYDYVDPTELYPTLETKKIPGLYLAGQINGTTGYEEAASLGLMAGINAALKIREKEPLVLDRSQAYIGVLIDDLVTKGTNEPYRMFTSRVEYRLLLREDNADLRLVPIGRRIGLIGDDRYEGLMRKRERIEREIERLKKTGMEKKLRRPEISYADLGLKEPDGGLSAEEIKVVETEVKYDGFIKRQLNEISRFEKIEKIKIPARLDYSNIPGLSSEIKEKLSDMRPMNLGQASRISGVTPAAVSILMIYLEKMRREKTVKQPVAKDKI; this is translated from the coding sequence ATGGCAACCGAATACGACGTTATAGTGATAGGAGGGGGGCACGCCGGATGCGAGGCGAGCCTAGCATCGGCCCGCCTTGGCTGTAAAACCCTTCTCCTTACCATGAGCGCGGATACGATAGGGCTTATGTCCTGTAACCCTGCCATAGGCGGGCTCGCAAAGGGCCAGCTTGTGAAAGAGATAGACGCCCTTGGCGGCCAGATGGCCAAGGTCACGGATATGACCGCCATACAATTCCGCCTCCTCAATACACGTAAAGGGGCAGCGGTCCGCTCTACAAGGGCCCAGGCGGACAGGCACGCATACCGCCTTGCCATGAAGGCCGTAATGGAGGCCCAGGACCGTCTCGATATCAGGGAAGGCCTGGCAGAGGCCGTTATCTTGAGGAACGGCGCTGTAAGGGGCGTCATAACGTCGCTCAGCGAAAGATATAACACAGGGGCCCTCATAGTGACCCCGGGGACCTTCCTCCACGGGCTTATCCATATAGGGCTGGATAACCACCCGGGCGGGCGGGTAGGGGAGAGGGCATCCGAAGACCTTGCCGATTCGATCAAAGGGCTGGGACTAAAAATGGGGCGGCTTAAGACAGGCACCTGCGCGCGCCTTGACGGTAAGACGATAGACTTCTCGAAACTGCAGGTCCAGCACGGCGACGAAGAAGTGACACCCTTTTCGTTCACGACAAAACGTTTTTCCAGGGAACAACTGCCGTGTTATATCACGTACACGAACGAGAGGACCCATTCCATAATACGGGCCTCTCTGGACAGGTCCCCGCTCTTTACGGGGATAATAAAAGGGACCGGGGTCAGGTACTGCCCCTCGATAGAGGACAAGGTATTCAGGTTCCCCGGGCGCGACAGGCACCATATATTCCTGGAGCCGGAGGGGATGAACACCACAGAATACTATCCCAACGGCATATCCACAAGCCTTCCGGTAGATGTCCAGGAGGAGATCGTCCGCTCCATAGAGGGCCTGGAGCGCGCTCACATAACAAGGCCCGGGTATGGGATAGAATACGATTACGTGGACCCTACGGAACTGTATCCGACCCTGGAGACGAAGAAGATACCTGGCCTTTACCTGGCAGGACAGATAAACGGCACCACAGGTTATGAGGAGGCGGCAAGCCTCGGCCTCATGGCCGGTATAAACGCCGCGTTGAAGATAAGGGAGAAGGAGCCTCTCGTGCTTGACCGTTCGCAGGCCTATATAGGCGTCCTCATAGACGACCTGGTCACGAAAGGGACGAATGAGCCGTACCGCATGTTCACATCCAGGGTGGAATACCGGCTCCTCTTGAGAGAGGACAACGCGGACCTGCGTCTTGTACCGATCGGCCGCCGTATAGGGCTGATAGGCGACGACCGGTACGAAGGGCTTATGAGAAAGAGAGAACGGATCGAGCGGGAGATAGAGCGGCTGAAAAAGACCGGCATGGAGAAGAAGCTGAGAAGGCCGGAGATATCATATGCCGACCTGGGCCTCAAAGAGCCGGACGGGGGATTGTCTGCGGAAGAGATAAAAGTGGTGGAGACCGAGGTAAAATACGACGGCTTCATAAAGAGGCAGCTCAACGAGATATCGCGTTTCGAAAAGATAGAAAAGATAAAGATCCCTGCCCGGCTCGATTATTCGAATATACCGGGACTTTCCTCGGAGATAAAAGAGAAACTCTCGGATATGCGTCCTATGAACCTGGGCCAGGCATCCCGCATATCGGGCGTAACTCCAGCCGCCGTGTCGATACTTATGATATATTTAGAGAAGATGAGAAGGGAAAAGACCGTGAAACAACCGGTTGCGAAGGATAAAATATGA
- a CDS encoding AAA family ATPase, whose amino-acid sequence MTTIAIANQKGGCGKTTTAINLASAFAEAGKRVLLIDLDPQSHASFGLGVTNQLLDKSVYNVLTDNQDKKCAIEQCVMNVSKNLDIVPSNILLSTLEQELKDKEDAVSRLYQVISSSTLKYDYVVIDCPPSLGFLTFNALRAAALVLVPIDMSAFSLMGVGKLLGMLELIKVKIHHAPAVNAVATLFDRRTKYSQTMLDEIRAFFRDQMLNTVIRMSVALRKAVSRGVSAIQFERTSNGAIDYIALAAEILQKTEAPAEKKETVATSSATEMASSDTTAAEEATRSAVHDIQATDREMLFDITAPQAKEIYLVGDFNQWKIGEENRLARLDDGRWEKKLALQPGRYRYKFVVDGEWLLDTKNSEKEQNPFGTFDSIIKL is encoded by the coding sequence ATGACGACCATTGCCATTGCTAATCAAAAGGGAGGATGCGGAAAGACCACTACCGCCATCAACCTGGCAAGCGCTTTTGCCGAAGCGGGGAAGAGGGTGCTCCTGATAGACCTCGATCCACAATCGCACGCATCTTTCGGGCTGGGCGTAACCAACCAGCTCCTGGACAAATCCGTATACAACGTCCTGACCGACAACCAGGATAAAAAATGCGCAATAGAACAGTGTGTAATGAACGTCTCAAAGAACCTGGACATAGTCCCGTCGAACATACTCCTCAGCACGCTCGAACAGGAACTGAAAGACAAGGAAGATGCCGTTTCCCGTCTTTACCAGGTCATTTCGTCTTCCACCCTGAAATATGATTATGTCGTTATCGACTGCCCGCCCTCGCTCGGCTTCCTGACCTTCAACGCCCTCAGGGCTGCCGCGCTCGTCCTGGTGCCCATAGACATGAGCGCATTCTCGCTCATGGGGGTGGGGAAACTCCTGGGTATGCTCGAGCTGATAAAGGTCAAGATACACCATGCCCCGGCAGTGAACGCCGTGGCCACCCTCTTTGACAGGCGGACAAAATATTCGCAGACCATGCTGGACGAGATCCGGGCGTTCTTCAGGGACCAGATGCTCAACACGGTCATCAGGATGAGCGTGGCCCTCAGGAAAGCGGTATCGCGGGGTGTATCCGCCATCCAGTTCGAAAGGACATCGAACGGCGCCATCGACTACATCGCCCTTGCGGCCGAGATACTCCAGAAGACGGAAGCGCCCGCGGAAAAGAAAGAGACGGTGGCCACTTCAAGCGCGACCGAGATGGCAAGTTCCGATACTACGGCCGCCGAAGAGGCGACCAGGAGCGCCGTTCATGATATACAGGCGACCGACAGGGAGATGCTCTTCGACATAACGGCTCCTCAGGCAAAAGAGATATATCTGGTAGGTGATTTCAACCAGTGGAAGATAGGGGAAGAGAACCGCCTCGCGCGGCTTGATGACGGAAGGTGGGAAAAGAAGCTGGCTCTCCAGCCGGGGAGATACCGGTATAAGTTCGTGGTCGACGGCGAGTGGCTGCTCGACACGAAGAATTCCGAGAAGGAACAGAACCCGTTCGGCACATTCGATTCTATAATAAAATTATAA
- a CDS encoding TIGR00730 family Rossman fold protein — MPTLKQDFTKEDPWRIFRIMSEFVDGFEELSDVKEAVSIFGSSKTGRKDRFYRLAEETAALLSRNGYSIITGAGPGIMEAANKGAKKAGGESIGLNILIPTMQRPNKYITRLLEFKYFFCRKVMFAKYSKAFVVFPGGFGTLDEFFEAVTLVQTKRVEPFPVILFDREYWKGLNGWMRDTLLKHGTIGREDLNLLTIADTPGEVLKTIEDFYRGKEHLVRRIVNSLRKR, encoded by the coding sequence ATGCCCACCTTAAAACAGGATTTCACAAAAGAGGACCCCTGGCGCATATTCCGGATCATGAGCGAATTCGTGGACGGCTTCGAAGAGCTTTCGGATGTGAAGGAGGCCGTCTCGATATTCGGCTCTTCCAAGACCGGGAGAAAGGACAGGTTCTACCGGCTTGCGGAGGAGACGGCGGCGCTCCTTTCCAGGAACGGGTATTCGATAATCACGGGCGCCGGACCCGGCATCATGGAAGCGGCAAATAAGGGCGCCAAGAAGGCCGGGGGAGAATCGATAGGCCTCAATATCCTGATACCGACAATGCAGAGGCCGAACAAGTACATCACCCGGCTCCTGGAGTTCAAATACTTCTTCTGCAGAAAGGTTATGTTCGCCAAATATTCCAAGGCATTCGTCGTCTTCCCGGGAGGTTTCGGGACCCTGGACGAATTCTTTGAAGCCGTCACGCTGGTCCAGACAAAAAGGGTCGAACCCTTTCCGGTGATACTATTCGACAGGGAGTACTGGAAGGGGCTGAACGGCTGGATGCGCGACACCCTGCTGAAGCACGGGACGATCGGAAGAGAAGACCTCAACCTACTTACCATAGCCGACACGCCCGGGGAGGTCCTTAAAACGATAGAGGATTTTTACAGGGGCAAGGAACACCTGGTCAGGCGGATCGTCAATTCCCTCCGAAAAAGGTAA